The proteins below come from a single Desulfovibrio sp. genomic window:
- a CDS encoding glucoamylase family protein: MNLFSKTASAMFSALRAFFQVKQIPWKYVGEVGPYQLELFSTEHLGEHGRLLAERHRVATEKHPEVLLPRLVDNEKMFLSVHSLLNEDVRCGVQIAPAGECLLDNFYILEEQIRAVRRHLPKGYSRELPHLTTGFAAGLPRAYDIAQEVIWHSDGRVNAETVAAVLSSYQTVSVLTMGELWAVPIMFRFALIENIRHITALIAAYRTDRALAVHWASKLTRTAVASPKDLIMVIANMARSNPSLSGSFVAEFSRQLKGMGPSLALPLTWVEQQLADSGQTIDQLVHVENQMQAASQLSMSNCFNSLRAIESVDWKSFVDSVSVVEGTLRKDPAEVYAAMDFNSRNYCRTIIEKMARCSHLTENEIALKAIDLAHEGMSLHGKNARSAHVGCYLTAEGKPRLETAISAHFGPVQTLARAAERLRVPLYISTIILLTLFFTVFFAFVAMAQGVQNLWASLFLLPIIIVACHLALAVANKIASIAINPKPLLKMDFSTGLPERLLTLVIVPAMLTSKDSIKCLFDDLEVRFLANQDTSLYFGLLTDYSDSASETAPNDKLLVRVARQMAAELNAKYAAEKYTPFFLFHRPRLWNAQEGIWMGHERKRGKIEELNNFLCGRTPDVFSVVEGDRAVFSRVRYIITLDADTQLPRDSARQLVGAMAHPLNRARFDEGKKRVINGYGILQPRVEPSLAGANRSRYARLNCKKSGIDPYTRTVSDSYQDIFDEGSYIGKGIYDLNTFDSMLSGRFPDNKVLSHDLLEGCFARSGLLSDVSFYEDYPMAYLTDAARRHRWIRGDWQIINWLLPRVPGGDGQMHKNPLSLLSRWKILDNLRRSLTPAAMILLLISGWGMLPLSWQWTSLVVGFLFLPALLEAVVTMLHKPEDTSFRRHITLQLSEIPGHFSQTAEALLYLPVEAASNLDAIFRSFWRMLASKKRLLQWNVSVYSGNAAPDHLGETVAAMGAGPVIALLGMIACVALGNGMAASTVLAGVVCLLWFFSPVIAWWSSLPLKRHQEKLTPEQTVFLFRIARKTWKFFATFAGAESNWLPPDNYQEVPTGRIAHRSSPTNMGIALLANLSAYDFGFITAGAFLERTSKSLSVIEKLERYKGHFFNWYDTQSLTPLLPRYVSSVDSGNMVGHLLVLRAGLQDFVEKRVSHPLLFKDLLKTLAILVETAPKPSGEAANSPLGILSLELAVALQSLSPSASQVRKDLEHLQTTATAAMTQLDQASDMVEEGYDGSVQETFCLKLQDSLDELALFMPWTSLQNMSSAELQDFHMLDSHLSLFEIAALEETVLPRLALCAAEEKDPSRQHVFAELAVLVGAGSRQASAHLEQITEMMEQCAGLACIEYDFLYDSTRKLLSIGYNVDENRRDASYYDLLASEARLAVFVGIAQGHLPQESWFSLGRLLATTTSQKPVLLSWSGSMFEYLMPLLVMPFYENSLLDQSCKAAVAAQIEYGKKCGLPWGISESGYCMTDARADYMYKAFGVPGLGIKRDLTADMVVAPYASALAAMIAPRDACLNLERLSQGGVEGEYGMYEAIDYTESRLPRGETFEIVRSYMAHHQGMSLLALEALLLDYPMQKRFESDPQFQSAILVLQERAPEAIPSYVRTATRSGVPAIHRSVKGTTRIIGSPHTARPEIQLLSNGRYHVMVTNAGGGYSSWNNLSVTRWKEDTTCDDWGTFCYIRDVATGEYWSTTFQPTQVKTEHFKVIFSEGRAEFHCRKLKYDMHTDIAVSPEHDVELRRTKITNNTLEQRTIDITSFAEVVLASSAADALHPAFSNLFVQTEIVEDQFAILCTRRARSEEENIPCMLHMMTVHGVPVDAISYETNRRQFIGRERTIKNPRAMDREVVDLSDSAGAVLDPVVAVRTRITLEAGHSAIIDIVSGVGESRATALALIEKYRDKGIADRVSRMAWVHGQILLRQIHATEVEAQLYTGLADSILYANAQLRAESSVLVQNSKGQSGLWGYTLSGDLPILLLRIGSTDNIELVRQLLRAHTYWNLKGLLVDLVIWNEDQAGYRQLLHDQIMGLIAEGKGSLLGKPGGIFVLSADRIVEEDRILMQAIARVIISGDKDSLAQLVKGRIAPVNTIPYLALSEGPKVSRTESVQPAPRADLVLFNGLGGFTPDGREYVIITAQGQATPAPWANVLANPQFGTVVSETGLAFTWSENAHEHRLTPWSNDPVSDSRGEAFYLRDNDSGYFWSPAPRPCRGKTPYTTRHGFGYSVFEHTERGIKSELLVHVDVDAPVKCMRLTVKNESSITRRLSATGYVAWVLGDLPEKTRMHIATEVDQMSGTVFACNSYNSEFPGRTAFFGTDDIIKSVSCDRAEFLGRNGSLDNPAAMGRSRLSGRNGVGLDPCAVIQVPFTLAAGEERVITFRLGVGKSKDECRELAMRFKGLEATQESLSRVWRQWDHLLGSAYVETPDTSFNVMANGWLLYQAIVCRMWGRGAIYQSGGAFGFRDQLQDAMALVHTAPHLLREQILLCASRQFAEGDVMHWWHPPTGRGVRTHCSDDYLWLPQAVCRYVSSTQDIGILDEQVDLITGRPVKEDEDAYYDQPSASGNTATIYEHCVLAIRYGLKFGAHGLPLMGSGDWNDGMDKVGAGGKGESVWLAFFLYDVLARFGPLAAARGDLPFYQECSSHLEVLKDRIEIHGWDGGWYRRAYFDDGTPLGSAGNSECRIDSIAQSWSVLSKAGSAEHAKLAMRALDDYLVQREDKLVKLFTPPFDVQAPNPGYIRGYTPGVRENGGQYTHAAVWAAMAFAQLGDSRRAWEIFNIINPVNHCKTAVDVALYEVEPYVAAADVYAAPSLVGRGGWTWYTGSAAWMYRLMLESLMGINLENGALRIAPCLPESWGCCTVHYRYISAVYHIRITQKCAGGKNFSITLDGTALNDSLVPLIDDQREHEVAVIIQQ; the protein is encoded by the coding sequence ATGAATCTATTCAGTAAGACAGCTTCCGCCATGTTTTCCGCTTTGCGGGCGTTCTTTCAGGTAAAACAGATACCATGGAAGTACGTAGGTGAGGTCGGGCCATATCAACTTGAGCTATTCAGCACTGAGCATCTTGGAGAGCACGGCAGACTGCTGGCAGAAAGACACCGTGTTGCAACAGAAAAGCACCCGGAAGTATTGCTTCCACGGCTTGTGGACAACGAAAAAATGTTTTTGTCCGTGCACAGCCTGCTGAATGAAGATGTGCGGTGCGGCGTGCAGATAGCGCCCGCAGGAGAATGCCTTCTTGATAATTTTTATATCCTTGAAGAGCAGATTCGAGCAGTAAGGCGGCACTTGCCCAAAGGCTACAGCCGGGAACTGCCCCACCTGACTACGGGATTTGCTGCGGGGCTGCCCCGTGCCTACGACATTGCCCAGGAAGTCATATGGCATAGTGACGGGCGGGTGAATGCTGAAACGGTGGCGGCGGTTCTGTCCTCCTATCAAACCGTTTCTGTACTCACTATGGGTGAATTATGGGCTGTTCCCATCATGTTTCGCTTTGCTCTCATAGAAAACATCAGACATATCACCGCTCTCATCGCTGCATACAGAACTGACCGTGCGCTTGCGGTGCATTGGGCCAGCAAGCTGACGCGCACAGCTGTGGCCTCTCCCAAAGACCTAATCATGGTAATTGCGAACATGGCACGGTCAAATCCATCACTTTCGGGCTCGTTTGTCGCTGAATTCAGCCGCCAACTCAAAGGCATGGGCCCCTCCTTGGCGCTACCGCTCACATGGGTTGAGCAGCAACTTGCTGACTCTGGTCAAACGATCGACCAGCTTGTGCATGTGGAAAACCAGATGCAGGCTGCCAGCCAGCTTTCCATGAGCAATTGTTTCAACAGCCTGCGAGCCATTGAATCTGTAGATTGGAAAAGCTTTGTCGATTCTGTAAGTGTTGTAGAAGGTACTTTGCGTAAGGATCCGGCAGAAGTTTATGCCGCCATGGACTTCAATTCGCGCAACTATTGCCGCACTATTATAGAAAAAATGGCGAGGTGCAGCCACCTGACAGAGAACGAGATTGCTCTGAAAGCCATTGATCTTGCCCATGAAGGCATGAGCCTGCATGGCAAAAATGCTCGTTCTGCGCATGTTGGCTGCTATTTGACTGCTGAAGGCAAGCCTAGGCTTGAAACTGCCATATCTGCCCATTTCGGCCCGGTGCAGACCCTTGCCCGCGCGGCTGAACGTTTACGCGTTCCCCTGTATATCTCTACAATCATTTTATTAACGCTGTTTTTTACAGTGTTTTTCGCCTTTGTTGCCATGGCACAGGGTGTACAGAATTTATGGGCATCTCTATTCCTTTTACCCATTATCATTGTAGCCTGCCACCTGGCCCTAGCTGTTGCCAATAAAATTGCTTCCATTGCCATCAATCCCAAGCCTCTTCTTAAAATGGATTTTTCCACCGGCTTGCCAGAGCGTTTGCTGACTCTGGTTATTGTGCCAGCAATGCTCACCAGCAAAGATTCCATAAAGTGTTTGTTCGATGACCTTGAGGTGCGTTTTCTGGCCAATCAAGACACATCATTATATTTTGGATTGCTCACTGATTATTCTGATTCTGCATCGGAAACCGCCCCCAATGACAAACTGCTTGTCCGTGTGGCCCGGCAAATGGCAGCAGAACTTAATGCCAAATATGCAGCAGAAAAATACACTCCGTTTTTTCTTTTTCACCGTCCCCGCTTATGGAACGCTCAGGAAGGAATATGGATGGGGCATGAGCGCAAACGCGGCAAGATAGAGGAACTTAACAATTTTTTATGCGGCAGAACCCCGGATGTCTTTTCGGTTGTTGAAGGTGACAGGGCAGTTTTTTCGCGTGTGCGCTACATTATAACGCTTGATGCAGATACACAGTTGCCCCGAGATTCTGCCCGCCAGCTTGTGGGGGCCATGGCTCACCCCCTGAACCGCGCGCGATTTGATGAGGGTAAGAAGCGTGTAATCAATGGATATGGCATCTTACAGCCGCGCGTCGAGCCAAGCCTGGCCGGGGCAAATCGTTCGCGTTATGCCCGTCTCAACTGCAAAAAGAGCGGCATTGATCCATACACGCGCACAGTTTCTGACAGTTATCAGGATATATTTGACGAAGGCTCATACATCGGAAAGGGCATTTACGACTTGAATACATTTGATTCCATGCTGTCTGGGCGCTTTCCTGACAACAAGGTGCTCAGTCACGACCTTCTCGAGGGCTGCTTTGCCCGCTCTGGTTTGCTGAGTGATGTTTCTTTTTATGAAGATTACCCCATGGCATATCTTACCGATGCCGCAAGGCGTCATCGCTGGATTCGTGGAGACTGGCAGATCATAAACTGGCTGTTGCCCCGCGTCCCAGGAGGCGATGGGCAGATGCACAAGAACCCTCTTTCGTTGCTCTCTCGCTGGAAAATTTTGGATAATCTGCGCCGCAGCTTGACCCCTGCCGCAATGATACTGCTTTTGATCTCTGGGTGGGGCATGCTGCCATTATCGTGGCAATGGACCTCACTGGTGGTTGGCTTTTTGTTTCTGCCAGCCTTGCTTGAAGCTGTTGTTACCATGCTCCACAAGCCAGAGGACACGTCTTTCAGGCGCCACATCACGCTTCAGCTTTCAGAAATTCCAGGGCATTTTTCTCAAACTGCAGAGGCTTTGCTCTACCTGCCTGTTGAAGCAGCCTCAAATCTGGATGCCATTTTTCGCAGTTTCTGGCGAATGCTGGCCTCAAAAAAACGCCTTCTTCAGTGGAATGTGTCGGTCTATTCTGGCAACGCAGCTCCCGATCACCTCGGAGAAACCGTGGCTGCCATGGGGGCCGGGCCCGTAATCGCCTTGCTGGGTATGATTGCCTGTGTTGCTTTGGGCAACGGTATGGCAGCAAGCACTGTTCTGGCTGGCGTTGTTTGCTTGCTGTGGTTTTTTTCTCCGGTTATTGCATGGTGGTCGAGTCTTCCTCTTAAGCGGCATCAGGAAAAGCTCACCCCAGAGCAAACTGTTTTTCTGTTCAGAATTGCGCGTAAGACCTGGAAGTTTTTTGCAACCTTTGCCGGGGCTGAAAGCAACTGGCTTCCGCCAGACAACTATCAGGAAGTCCCCACTGGCAGAATAGCCCACCGTTCTTCACCTACTAATATGGGCATTGCGCTGTTGGCAAATCTTTCGGCCTATGACTTCGGTTTTATAACCGCCGGGGCATTTCTGGAGCGCACATCAAAGTCCCTATCGGTGATAGAAAAGCTTGAAAGATACAAAGGCCATTTTTTCAACTGGTACGACACCCAGTCTCTGACCCCTCTGTTACCGCGCTATGTGTCGTCTGTGGACAGTGGCAACATGGTTGGGCACCTCTTGGTCTTGCGCGCAGGGTTGCAGGATTTTGTAGAAAAAAGGGTAAGCCACCCGCTGCTTTTTAAGGACCTGTTAAAAACGCTTGCCATCCTGGTTGAAACAGCCCCCAAACCTTCCGGTGAGGCTGCAAATTCGCCGCTGGGCATTCTCAGCCTTGAGCTGGCAGTGGCCCTGCAGTCGCTTTCACCCTCTGCAAGTCAAGTCAGAAAAGATCTTGAACATCTGCAAACAACTGCGACAGCAGCCATGACCCAGCTGGATCAGGCTTCAGACATGGTGGAAGAGGGTTACGACGGCAGCGTGCAGGAAACATTTTGTCTCAAGTTGCAGGATTCACTGGACGAGCTTGCGCTTTTTATGCCCTGGACATCGCTTCAGAATATGTCCTCTGCTGAGCTGCAAGATTTTCATATGCTTGACTCTCATCTCTCACTGTTTGAAATCGCGGCGCTTGAAGAAACCGTTTTGCCGCGCCTGGCCTTGTGCGCCGCAGAAGAAAAAGACCCATCAAGGCAGCATGTTTTTGCAGAGCTTGCGGTGCTTGTTGGGGCAGGCAGCCGCCAGGCCAGCGCACACCTTGAACAGATAACTGAAATGATGGAGCAGTGCGCGGGGCTGGCGTGCATTGAGTACGATTTTCTATATGATTCCACGCGAAAGTTGCTGTCTATCGGCTACAATGTGGACGAAAACAGAAGAGATGCAAGCTATTATGACCTGCTGGCCTCAGAGGCCAGGCTGGCAGTATTTGTGGGCATTGCCCAAGGGCATCTACCCCAAGAAAGCTGGTTTTCTCTTGGGCGGCTTTTGGCAACCACCACGTCTCAAAAGCCAGTGCTTCTTTCCTGGAGCGGCTCGATGTTTGAGTATTTGATGCCGCTTCTTGTAATGCCCTTTTATGAAAACAGCCTGCTTGACCAGTCCTGCAAAGCCGCTGTTGCCGCTCAGATCGAGTATGGGAAAAAATGCGGTCTACCGTGGGGGATATCTGAAAGCGGCTACTGCATGACCGATGCGCGCGCTGACTACATGTACAAGGCATTTGGTGTGCCGGGGCTAGGTATCAAGCGCGATCTGACCGCAGATATGGTTGTGGCTCCATACGCTTCGGCCTTGGCCGCCATGATCGCACCACGCGATGCCTGCCTGAACCTTGAACGTCTTTCACAAGGAGGCGTTGAAGGTGAGTACGGCATGTACGAGGCCATAGATTATACAGAATCGCGATTGCCGAGGGGGGAAACATTCGAGATCGTGCGTTCCTACATGGCGCATCATCAGGGAATGAGCCTGCTTGCTCTGGAGGCATTGCTGCTTGATTACCCCATGCAAAAACGGTTTGAAAGCGATCCACAGTTTCAATCCGCCATACTAGTTTTGCAGGAACGGGCTCCGGAAGCAATTCCAAGTTATGTACGCACGGCAACCCGGTCGGGTGTGCCTGCAATCCACAGGTCTGTAAAAGGCACAACGCGCATTATCGGTTCGCCACACACTGCAAGGCCAGAGATTCAGCTGCTTTCAAACGGCAGGTATCATGTCATGGTAACCAATGCCGGTGGCGGGTACAGTAGTTGGAATAACCTTTCTGTAACCAGATGGAAGGAAGATACGACGTGTGACGATTGGGGTACGTTTTGTTACATCCGAGATGTTGCCACTGGAGAATACTGGTCTACTACCTTTCAGCCTACTCAGGTAAAAACTGAGCACTTCAAAGTGATTTTTTCAGAAGGACGGGCAGAATTTCATTGCCGTAAACTTAAGTATGATATGCATACGGATATTGCGGTTTCGCCAGAACACGATGTTGAGCTGAGGCGCACAAAGATCACGAACAACACTCTGGAACAGCGAACAATAGACATAACCAGTTTTGCCGAGGTAGTTCTTGCTTCTTCTGCTGCTGATGCCTTACATCCTGCATTCAGCAACCTTTTTGTCCAGACCGAAATAGTTGAAGATCAGTTTGCAATTCTATGCACCCGCCGTGCCCGCTCTGAAGAAGAAAATATCCCCTGCATGCTGCACATGATGACCGTGCACGGCGTACCTGTTGACGCCATTTCTTACGAAACGAACAGACGGCAATTTATTGGCCGTGAGCGCACCATAAAAAATCCAAGGGCAATGGACAGGGAAGTTGTTGACCTTTCTGACAGTGCAGGGGCAGTGCTTGACCCGGTTGTTGCAGTGCGCACTCGCATCACCCTTGAGGCCGGGCATTCTGCGATAATTGATATTGTTTCTGGCGTCGGGGAATCACGGGCAACGGCCCTGGCCCTCATTGAAAAATACCGGGATAAGGGCATTGCCGACCGTGTTTCCCGCATGGCCTGGGTTCATGGTCAAATTCTGCTGCGCCAAATCCACGCCACCGAGGTGGAGGCTCAACTTTATACCGGCCTGGCAGATTCCATCTTATACGCCAATGCGCAGCTGCGTGCTGAAAGCTCTGTGCTTGTACAAAATAGCAAGGGGCAGTCTGGACTTTGGGGGTACACGCTTTCCGGTGATCTTCCCATTCTGCTGTTGCGGATAGGAAGCACTGATAATATCGAACTTGTTCGCCAGCTTTTGCGGGCCCATACCTACTGGAATCTTAAAGGCTTGTTGGTTGACCTGGTAATCTGGAACGAAGACCAGGCCGGATACAGGCAGCTTTTGCATGACCAGATCATGGGGCTTATTGCAGAGGGAAAGGGCAGTCTTCTTGGGAAACCAGGGGGAATTTTTGTCCTTTCTGCCGATCGCATCGTGGAAGAAGACCGAATCTTGATGCAGGCAATCGCCCGAGTCATTATTAGCGGCGACAAAGACTCTTTGGCGCAACTGGTAAAAGGCCGCATAGCGCCTGTCAATACAATTCCCTATCTTGCTCTGTCGGAAGGGCCAAAAGTATCCCGTACCGAAAGCGTCCAGCCTGCCCCCCGCGCTGACCTTGTTCTCTTTAACGGATTGGGAGGTTTTACTCCCGATGGGCGGGAATATGTTATAATTACGGCTCAGGGCCAGGCAACACCCGCTCCCTGGGCCAATGTGCTCGCAAATCCACAGTTTGGAACCGTTGTTTCGGAAACAGGGCTCGCCTTTACCTGGAGCGAAAATGCTCACGAACACCGCCTTACCCCATGGTCAAACGATCCCGTGAGTGATTCAAGGGGTGAGGCCTTCTATCTTCGCGACAACGACTCCGGCTACTTTTGGTCGCCAGCTCCCCGCCCATGCCGGGGCAAAACGCCTTACACAACACGGCACGGATTTGGCTACAGCGTGTTTGAACATACGGAACGTGGCATAAAATCAGAGCTTCTTGTGCATGTTGATGTGGACGCCCCGGTAAAATGTATGCGGCTGACAGTGAAAAATGAATCGTCAATAACGCGCAGGCTGTCGGCAACGGGCTATGTGGCCTGGGTTTTGGGCGATTTGCCGGAAAAAACACGCATGCACATAGCCACAGAAGTTGACCAGATGAGCGGGACAGTTTTTGCCTGCAATTCCTACAATTCTGAGTTTCCTGGTCGAACCGCATTTTTTGGCACAGACGACATCATCAAATCTGTGAGCTGCGACCGCGCAGAGTTTTTGGGCCGCAATGGCTCGCTGGACAACCCGGCGGCCATGGGCCGCAGCCGCCTTTCTGGCCGAAACGGCGTTGGTCTGGACCCGTGTGCCGTTATTCAGGTTCCGTTCACTCTCGCTGCTGGCGAGGAGCGGGTTATTACATTCAGGCTTGGGGTAGGCAAATCCAAAGATGAATGCAGAGAACTTGCCATGCGGTTCAAAGGATTGGAAGCAACGCAGGAATCCCTGAGCAGGGTCTGGCGGCAATGGGATCACCTGCTTGGCTCTGCCTATGTGGAAACACCTGATACTTCCTTCAACGTAATGGCCAACGGCTGGCTACTGTATCAGGCCATAGTTTGCAGGATGTGGGGACGCGGGGCCATATATCAGTCTGGCGGTGCATTCGGATTCCGCGACCAGTTGCAGGACGCAATGGCTCTTGTGCACACCGCACCCCATTTGTTGCGCGAACAGATACTTTTATGCGCATCGCGGCAGTTTGCAGAGGGTGATGTGATGCACTGGTGGCATCCGCCGACAGGCCGAGGCGTTCGCACACACTGTTCGGACGACTACCTCTGGTTGCCACAGGCCGTTTGCCGCTATGTCAGTTCCACCCAGGATATCGGCATACTGGACGAGCAGGTTGACTTGATCACAGGGCGGCCCGTCAAGGAAGATGAAGATGCTTATTACGACCAGCCTTCCGCTTCTGGCAACACGGCAACAATCTATGAGCATTGTGTGCTGGCAATCCGCTATGGATTAAAATTTGGCGCGCATGGGCTGCCGCTCATGGGTTCTGGCGACTGGAATGATGGGATGGACAAAGTTGGCGCTGGTGGAAAAGGCGAAAGCGTCTGGCTGGCCTTTTTCCTTTATGACGTGCTTGCCAGGTTTGGTCCCCTTGCGGCGGCACGCGGTGATTTGCCCTTTTATCAGGAATGCTCAAGTCACCTTGAGGTGTTGAAAGACAGAATCGAAATCCACGGTTGGGATGGCGGATGGTATCGGCGCGCATATTTTGATGACGGCACCCCCCTAGGCTCGGCGGGAAACAGTGAGTGCCGTATCGACTCAATAGCTCAAAGCTGGTCAGTACTCTCAAAAGCAGGAAGTGCGGAGCATGCCAAGCTGGCTATGCGGGCGCTGGATGACTACCTGGTGCAGCGCGAGGACAAACTGGTAAAACTGTTTACGCCGCCTTTTGATGTGCAGGCCCCCAACCCCGGCTATATCAGAGGATACACTCCTGGTGTGCGCGAAAACGGCGGCCAATACACCCACGCAGCCGTGTGGGCGGCTATGGCCTTTGCCCAGTTGGGTGACTCCAGACGGGCATGGGAAATTTTCAACATTATCAATCCGGTAAATCACTGCAAAACCGCGGTGGATGTGGCACTGTATGA
- a CDS encoding ATP-binding protein — protein MDKIILDTPSPEICASKIFEASGAKFDADVATDLWQKIMQHKWVLSERLNRDVGFKIACTDFLENIGTDEELSTHNQEKLLVQMGARTISRDIWDTISDTQPPKQLIHKRIVLPLVEGALSQKYGVIPPKTIIFFGPPGTGKTHFVKAMAGRLAWWFIEIAPSMLMVDGVDKIGAHLRAIMEKARCLDEVILFIDEFEEFAGSRDSANRIDRSITNEFLKQVPLIKSQPNKVLLVCATNYIRQLDSALLRPGRFDCIIPVGTLDDDGRKTILEYYLSKMNCGVVDVDHIVSLTPKFTPADIEYLFQIVAQYAFEEECERGANTPVTTGMIAEKIASFRPSLTESMIAEFREDVAIYSRV, from the coding sequence TTGGATAAAATAATATTAGACACTCCCTCTCCAGAAATTTGTGCCAGCAAAATTTTTGAAGCTAGCGGTGCAAAATTCGATGCGGATGTAGCGACGGATCTTTGGCAGAAAATCATGCAACATAAGTGGGTTCTGTCTGAAAGGCTGAATCGGGATGTCGGATTCAAGATTGCCTGCACCGACTTTCTTGAGAACATAGGAACGGATGAAGAGCTCTCTACTCACAATCAGGAAAAGCTTTTGGTACAGATGGGCGCGCGCACCATCAGCAGAGATATTTGGGATACTATCTCCGATACACAACCCCCCAAACAACTGATTCACAAGAGGATTGTACTCCCCCTGGTTGAGGGAGCACTTTCACAAAAATATGGCGTCATTCCGCCTAAAACTATCATTTTTTTTGGCCCTCCCGGTACGGGCAAGACCCATTTTGTCAAGGCAATGGCCGGAAGGCTGGCGTGGTGGTTCATAGAAATCGCGCCAAGTATGCTTATGGTCGACGGTGTAGACAAAATTGGGGCACATCTGCGGGCAATAATGGAAAAAGCCCGGTGCTTGGATGAAGTTATCCTTTTCATTGATGAATTTGAGGAATTTGCAGGCAGCCGGGATAGCGCAAATAGAATCGATCGGTCAATTACCAACGAGTTTCTCAAACAGGTACCGCTTATAAAAAGCCAGCCAAACAAGGTTCTGCTCGTATGCGCTACAAACTACATCCGCCAACTGGATTCTGCACTGCTACGGCCGGGGCGCTTTGATTGCATCATCCCGGTAGGAACTCTGGATGACGATGGAAGAAAAACAATTCTGGAATACTATTTGTCGAAGATGAACTGCGGCGTAGTTGATGTCGATCATATTGTAAGCTTGACACCTAAATTTACCCCTGCAGATATTGAGTACCTTTTCCAAATTGTTGCCCAGTATGCTTTTGAAGAAGAATGTGAAAGAGGGGCAAACACGCCTGTGACCACAGGGATGATTGCTGAGAAAATTGCTTCTTTCAGGCCGTCCTTGACGGAATCGATGATTGCGGAGTTTAGAGAAGATGTAGCTATTTATTCGAGGGTTTAA